Part of the uncultured Methanobrevibacter sp. genome, TCCTTGAATGCTGTGGCCAATGCCATGGTAGTGTTTAAGGCTCCAGGTGAAGCGGTTGTGATGCACACTCCAATCTTTCCGCTTGATCTTGTATATCCGTCTGCAGCATGTGCCACCGCCTGTTCATGGCGTGTTAAGATGTGTGTAACACCGGAAGTGGATAGGGCCTTATAGAGAGGCATTATCTGCTCGCCCGGAATGCCGAAAACTGTAGTCAGTCCCTCCTCTTCAAGAATGCTGACTATCCTGTCTGCAACGTTCACTCTTCTTCCTCCTGATAGGAGCCGTCGTATTCCCCTGATCCTTCAACAGGAAATACTACTGCCTGTGCGATTCTGTCTCCGGATTTGATTTTGTATTCAAACTCACCGTGATTGTATATCATAAACATGAGTGTTCCGTAAAAGCCTGGATCTCCAACTGCGGTCTGCACCGATACGAATGACCTCAGCAGTGTTGAGCGGGGCAGATACAGCATTGTATATCCTTTTGGAATCTTGATTTTCCTTTTGATACTTGCAAGATATGCAGTATGAGGTTTTAGGGTATAGACTTCCCCTTCAAGCTCCTCTAATTCAGGCAATGTCTTTTCATTGTCAATAAGAGAGCCTGGAGTCTTTTGTATGTAAATCTTATCCAGTTCCAAATCGATTCCTGATGGCTGCACCAGGTCCTTGAAGTCCGGAAACAGTTTGACTAATTCTTTTTCACCGAGCATAAAAACACCTTTAATAAAATATATATCTAATTTGCTTAATATAATTAAATGGTGATAACATGCCAGTAATTACAATAGGTGGAAACGACGG contains:
- a CDS encoding deoxyuridine 5'-triphosphate nucleotidohydrolase, with the protein product MLGEKELVKLFPDFKDLVQPSGIDLELDKIYIQKTPGSLIDNEKTLPELEELEGEVYTLKPHTAYLASIKRKIKIPKGYTMLYLPRSTLLRSFVSVQTAVGDPGFYGTLMFMIYNHGEFEYKIKSGDRIAQAVVFPVEGSGEYDGSYQEEEE